In a genomic window of Vespula vulgaris chromosome 13, iyVesVulg1.1, whole genome shotgun sequence:
- the LOC127068648 gene encoding uncharacterized protein LOC127068648, protein MSLRGSEYYEQHFLLSKEIVQFILGVRRHQNSKDLLFFLCVVTIYVLPMIVHQFYQLSTLDIKLNSNYKILQKTLCILCIICIYANVCFHSPTMQKLLVNFTNRMDNCELFLDKNELYILDKYVKQSKLITIIFASSGSLYGISITLPSILSVFFNIFGTVNGVHVTLPFPVNNVSNAGPFYYGLLIYQITAIFIMLIITCVSFSSYLVIIQHACVLFRFLMIKINQPFKDQVYKKDCWYNRKIQKEQKWIVDIIARYIKATEYVDLINNFSKIIYLIGVFLSMVFIFFDLLYILQFPTILKNADETFECFVVIVGSLSTAYINFYMGQMVIDHSTAVFQELCQVPFYTLSGKAQKLLLLIIARSMKPCHISIGGIFIASHEIFAKIIQKVFSFAMVFYRML, encoded by the exons ATGTCTTTAAGAGGTTCGGAATACTACGAGCAgcactttcttctttccaaagAGATAGTGCAATTTATATTGGGCGTACGTCGTCATCAAAATTCGAAAGACTTGTTGTTTTTTCTGTGTGTAGTAACTATTTACGTATTACCTATGATTGTGCATCAg ttttatcaGCTTTCTACATTggatattaaattgaattccAATTATAAAATACTACAGAAGACGttatgtattttatgtattatttgcaTTTATGCAAATGTTTGCTTTCATTCTCCAACG ATGCAAAAATTACTTGTTAATTTTACGAATCGTATGGATAATTGCGAACTGTTTCTGGATaagaatgaattatatattttagacAAATACGTGAAACAATCCaaattaattacgattattttcGCGA GTTCCGGCTCTCTTTATGGTATTTCGATAACACTACCAAGTATTTTAAGTgttttcttcaatatttttgGGACAGTTAACGGTGTGCATGTAACCTTACCATTTCCTGTTAATAATGTCTCTAATGCAGGGCCATTTTATTATGGTTTgcttatttatcaaataacaGCAATCTTTATTATGTTGATAATAACTTGCGTTTCCTTTTCATCGTATTTGGTAATAATCCAGCACGCATGTGTGCTATTTAGGTTTCTAAT gattaaaataaatcaaccGTTCAAGGACcaggtatataaaaaagattgttggtataatagaaaaattcagAAAGAGCAGAAATGGATTGTCGACATAATAGCCCGATATATAAAAGCTACGGA ATATGTAGATTTGATAAACAATTTTTCCAAGATAATTTACTTAATTGGAGTTTTTCTTTCCAtggtatttattttctttgatcttcTTTAT ATATTGCAATTTCCTACGATTTTGAAAAATGCAGACGAAACGTTTGAATGTTTCGTCGTTATTGTCGGATCTTTATCAACTgcttatattaatttttacatggGACAAATGGTTATTGATCATAGCACAGCAGTTTTCCAAGAATT ATGTCAAGTTCCATTTTATACGCTCTCTGGAAAAGCTCAAAAACTTTTGTTACTTATAATAGCAAGAAGCATGAAGCCATGCCATATTTCAATCGGTGGTATATTTATAGCGTCGCATGAAATTTTTGCCAAG atAATTCAAAAAGTTTTTTCATTTGCAATGGTATTTTATAGAATGCTGTAA